One Rosa chinensis cultivar Old Blush chromosome 5, RchiOBHm-V2, whole genome shotgun sequence genomic region harbors:
- the LOC112166269 gene encoding cytochrome P450 716B1, producing MNSLFAVFLFLIPIFLLLTRRKKSSDRLPPGSLGLPLIGQSLGLLRAMRANTAEKWLERRIKKYGPVSKLSLFGKPTVFIHGQAANKFVFTSDGSTISSQQTESIRRILGERSIFELSAEDHKRVRSALMLFLKPESLKQYVGKMDEEIREHLEMHWHGKQQVTVLPLMKNLTFNIICSLLFGLERGTRRDEFVECFQTMIEGMWSVPVNFPFTRYNSSLKASKRVQNMIKQLIREKRVELQQKKASPQQDLITCFLSIRNGEGKEELTELEMVHNVMVVMVAGHDTSSVLITFLLRLLANEPVVYASLLQEQEEIARSKLAGEFLTWEDLAKMKYTWRVAQETLRMTPPVFGGFRNAIKDIEFGGFLIPKGWQIFWVAPMTHMDDSIFPEPSKFDPSRFNKQASVPPYCFIPFGGGPRVCPGYEFARIETLIAMHHIVTQFTWKLNADNHFSRDPMPVPTGGLPIEIMPRT from the exons ATGAACTCCCTTTTCGCAGTTTTCCTCTTCCTCATTCCCATATTCCTTCTCCTTACGAGAAGAAAAAAGTCATCCGATAGACTTCCGCCGGGATCATTAGGACTACCGCTGATAGGCCAGAGCCTTGGTCTTCTCCGAGCCATGCGTGCCAACACTGCTGAGAAATGGCTTGAACGAAGGATAAAAAAATATGGTCCAGTTTCGAAGCTAAGTCTCTTTGGCAAGCCAACAGTCTTCATCCACGGGCAAGCTGCAAACAAGTTCGTATTCACCAGTGACGGGAGCACCATTTCCAGCCAACAGACTGAGTCTATTCGTAGGATTTTGGGGGAACGGAGTATATTTGAGCTGAGTGCCGAGGATCACAAGCGTGTAAGGAGTGCTCTTATGCTGTTTTTAAAGCCCGAGTCACTGAAGCAATATGTGGGGAAAATGGATGAAGAAATCAGGGAGCACCTTGAAATGCATTGGCATGGAAAACAACAAGTAACA GTCTTGCCCCTGATGAAGAACCTCACGTTCaacataatatgctctctactTTTTGGGCTTGAACGAGGAACCCGCAGAGACGAATTCGTGGAGTGTTTCCAAACAATGATAGAAGGAATGTGGTCAGTGCCGGTTAACTTTCCCTTCACGCGTTACAACAGCAGCCTCAAGGCAAGCAAGAGGGTTCAAAACATGATCAAGCAACTTATACGTGAAAAGAGGGTAGAGCTTCAGCAAAAAAAAGCTTCTCCACAACAAGACCTCATCACTTGCTTCCTCAGCATCCGAAATGGTGAAGGCAAAGAAGAATTAACAGAATTGGAGATGGTGCACAATGTCATGGTAGTCATGGTTGCAGGACATGACACTTCATCTGTTCTGATTACGTTCCTTTTGCGGCTTCTAGCTAATGAACCAGTTGTTTATGCATCCCTTCTTCAAG AGCAGGAAGAAATAGCTAGAAGCAAATTGGCAGGAGAGTTTCTAACATGGGAAGACCTTGCCAAAATGAAATACACATGGAGAGTAGCACAGGAAACTCTGAGGATGACTCCTCCTGTCTTTGGTGGCTTCAGGAATGCTATCAAAGATATTGAGTTCGGTGGATTCCTCATACCTAAAGGGTGGCAG ATATTCTGGGTTGCTCCTATGACCCACATGGACGATAGCATATTCCCAGAGCCATCAAAGTTTGATCCAAGTAGGTTCAACAAGCAAGCATCAGTTCCGCCCTACTGCTTTATACCATTTGGAGGGGGACCTCGAGTATGTCCAGGATATGAGTTTGCCAGGATCGAAACCCTTATTGCAATGCACCATATTGTAACTCAATTCACCTGGAAGCTAAATGCAGACAATCACTTCAGTAGGGATCCAATGCCAGTCCCTACTGGAGGACTTCCTATTGAAATCATGCCTAGAACATGA